attttgtacaCTCACTTACAACTAATAAACTTTTTATAAAGAGGAAGAGGGACAATGGACCAAGTACCATTAGTATCCAAAGCCTTAAATTCCAATCTCATAGCATCCTGCTAGGAAGGAATGGCAGCAGCTTGAGAATAACTATGAGGCTCAACCTCAACATGTTTCCCAAAAGTAAAGACTGGAAGAGTAGAAGAACTAGAGGCCTGACCAGCAGTATGCCTAAGATAAGGGGGAATGGAGTAGTCATGAAGCTATTTAGGAATGGAATGAGATCTAGTAGAGTGTCTCAAAGGAGGtaaggaagaaatagaagaaacgGGCGGAACAACAAGATCATCAAGAGCAGAGGATGTAGAAAAAGGAGGGGGAGAAGCAATCCGAGTAGGTTCAGGTATAGATGAACCCTCAAGAATTGCAGATGGAAGATGAAATGGTAGAAATATAGTtatcaaagaaaaagaaggaggacAAGGAGTGGGAGAATATAGAGAAGCAGTAAAAAGGAAAATAtgttcatgaaaaatagcatctTTGGACACAAAACAAGACTTAGAGTCAAGACTATTTAATCTGTAACCCTTTTTTGCCAAAAGAATATCCTAAAAACACACAAGGAACGGCCCTAGGGGCAAACTTATCTTTGTGAGAAATGGTGACAGTGAAAAAACACAAACACCCAAGAGATTTGAGATGAGAGTAAGTGGGATATTTGGAATACAGGACCTCAAAGGGACTTTTATTGTTCAGTAATGGAGAAGGGAACCTATTAATTAGATATGTGGCATTCAACACACAGTCACCCCAAAATTTGATAGGTACAGAGAATTGAAATAATAAGGCTCTAGCAGTTTCAAGTAAATGTCTATGTTTTCTTTCCACTATCTCATTTTGTTTTGGAGTATGTAGACATGAGGTTTGATGAATAATACCTTTGgatgaaaagaaaacaaaaccaacaatacTAGATCCTAATTCAAGGGCATTGTCACTCCTGATGGAAAGCACTTTTGAACCAAACTGAGTTTCTATCATGTTGATAAAGGCTTTTAAGAGATCAAAAGCATTATTTTTTGCTCCTGTTAGATAGGTCCAGGTAGCTCTAGAGAAATCATCAACAATGGTTAGAAAATATCTAGCCCCATCATATATGGGAGAGCGATATGGACCCCAGGTATCAATGTAAAGTAATTGAAAGGGTGAAGTGGACTTAATGAAACTATCAGGAAAGGGAAGTTTTGTTTGTCTAGCTAATGGACAGACAGGACAAGGAAAAGACTATTTTTGACTCACAAAAGGTTGCACATCTGgaatgtgttttattttttagaagaaaatgTGACCAAGTCTGTAATGCCAAAAAACATCTATTTTATTCATGGAATTATGCATGACAGATACAGGATTTGTAATATTTGTAGTAAAATGACTAACAAAATTACAAGTTGCAGATATATCAGAGGTACAACAACTAGGAATATGAGAAGTAGAATGTGAAAGACAACTCCCAGCAGCACTAAATGACAAAAGCAGTTTGTATAGGCCATTATCTACCTTACCAAGAAccagaggcattttctgaaaagGGCCCTAAAAACACACAAAGTTCTAGTAAAATAAATAACCCCATtcaactgttctaataatttatGGATAGAGATTAAGTTGTATTAAAAAGTAGGGACATAAAACACATTGCGTAGAGTGATATGAGGGAACAAAGTCAAGGACCCTTTATTTGTGACCTTGACTTTATAACCATTTGGAAGTGAAACAAGAACAGGAAAAGGCAAGGTCTGAACATCAAAGAGTAATTCTTTATGGGATGTCATATGGTTAGAAGCCCCAAAATTTACAATCCATAGAAATTTATCTACTTGAGAAAGCATGCATGAGTTAAACATAGCATTAACATCTACAAGCTTACCAGCCAACCCAGCAGAAGCCATCAGAGATGATAAAGCAGGAGCAGATCTAAGTCCAGGTGGACAAATCTGAGCTTATTGAAGTAGAGACAACAACTGAGAGTGTTGTTCAGTATTCAAACCAGGGAATCCAGAGTTAGATGAGGTAACAGGGTGTTGTTCAGCATTCAAACTAGGAAATTCAGAATTAGATGAGTTAACAGGGTCCGGATGAGTATAAGGTGCCATTTCACTCTAAGCAGCAACTTTCTTAGGACCCAAAGTCTTGGTGAACTTGAAACCAGGTGGGAACCCATGTAGTTTATAGCATTTATCAATGTTATGACTTGGCTTCTTACAATATTTGCAAACCAGGTCATTAGATTTAGTGGGATTAAACTTAAAATTTACCCTTGAAGGAAAAGTGGGGTTATGTTTGACAACTCCAgcattaaaagaggaaaaattcaGAAGAAAATAACACTAATGAGGAATTGGACACTTGTCTTTGTCTCTCATCATTTAACAGTAGACCATATATTGTACCAACAGAGGGTAGAGGCTTCATAAGGAGAATATGACTCCTTACCTGGGCATGTGTTTCATTTAGCCCTAACAAAAATTGGTACAATTTCTGTTCATTCTCATCCTCTTGATACAAGGCTCTAGCTCCACAAGTATAAGATTTAGCACGTTTGGTGAAGATGGAAGATATCTCATCCCAAAATTATTTAATACGATTAAAATAAGAAGCAATATCCAGGGAACCTTAAGAAATGTGGGCAAGTTCCTTTCTTAGCTCAAATAGCCTTGTACCATCTACTTTCCCATACCTATCCTCAAGTTCATTCCATACCTCACTCGCGAGTTTAGAAtattctacacttctactaatTTCCTTACTTAATGAATTAAGGAGCCAAGACAAGACTAGGTCATTACATCTTTGTCATTGCCTAGCCAAAGGAGAATCAGAAGAGGGACAAATAGACCTATCATCAATAAAATCCAATTTATTACGAACAGAGAGATTTACCAAAATAGTGCATCTCCAGCTAGCATGCCCAGTTCCATCAAAGGGAACAACAACCAGTAACCCTCCCAACACATCAGATGGATGTACATGTAGAGGGTGACAAGGATGAGTGAAATCATCCTTGTGAAATTCGGTTCTAGGTAATGCAGTAGTAGAACTGCTAGGGAAAGAGGAATTTGGCATTCCTTCCATTATATGATCAGATATTCAACACAAAACCAATACAAGAGCAGATCAATGAGTAATACAACAAATCTATAGTATGACAGCAGTATCTACCAGAAGAATGTCCTCAATCAGAATATCAATGAAACACAAAAGCcgaaaatgataagaaaatactAGACACTGTTGTAAGTCAAAAAATGGAGAAAGGAACACTGAGCCTCCTCTGTATATCTTTGTGTAGGCAAAAATGAAGAGCCTAGTGGActaccaatcaaacactagaactCGAACAGTACCTGAACTAGTCAAATTGTCAAAACCATACGAAAAATCGAACGGATCTACCAAAAttctgactctgataccatgttaacaTTCGACGAAGAAGATAAAGAtctaagaaaatgatgaagaacaACAGATATTAGTAGAACAttctagagagagaaagaagagagaagcaGGAGTTTTTTCTTATTATTGAAAAGAGGGAAAATGGATTGTCTGTCATAAAATATCTCACTCcctatatgtatatacattttaATATGGACCGGGTCATAATAAGATGGACAATAAAATAAACGAGTCAAGCCCAACACATCAATAGAAATGAAATCTGTCCAATGACCTAAATCAGCAAATAAAATCAGTCTCCAACAGCATCTTCATCAAATCTTCTAGTTTAAGGTGCATCATTTTCCATATATTATTAGTGTGTATACAATGCATACATATCCTGTTGGTCGTTGGATATATaatattcccccccccccccctccccacacacacacacatacacaaatGCATATACGTGCGCACACATATATAATAGACacacatataattaatttttgtatatctataatttatctatatctataatctataatatattaaaagtgtgaagacccttagaaaagtgatttgaacttttcgcccttcattaaaaatttttgcattagacaaaatcgtctttttacttattttttttattattatattattatatttaatattaactagagtcctaaaatatatagaaaaaataataattatatttccaTGTTTTCAATTAAAAAGGGAAAGATTTAATAAGAATGGAAAAACAAATCCTAAAATTGGACAATTAGCAAAAAGAGCCGAAGAAATAATCTTTAGGATCTCAAAAGAGTATCTTATACACCAATATTTGACTCTCATGAATTTTCACACTTCTACATCTTCCATATTGCTTTTATGAATTTTCCCAATAACGTCTTGTGTTTACTATTGGCAATTATTGGATTTAACAAAACGTAACCTTGCAGCTACTTGATTacacaaattttttattttggaaaaatagAGGGGTGGTACTTTTTTAAAAAGCAAAGAactttatttttggaaaattacAAAATCTTTCAATAGTgcagtttgttttgaattttgtcctaacaaatttccttattttttcaacattcaatttttcttagaaaaaaataaattaatgtttCAACATTGAGTTGTAtcctaatataatataaataatatatatgtaataccAATCATAGGCATCCTAAATCAAATTCgttttgatttatgaatatatttttataaaaatagttgTTTTGAAAACATAAAGTCTGAACTCTCTATAAGAAAATACCATTAATTTAGTATCATTGCAATACTTTCTTCTCATtcgttatttattttcttaaaatagttTGAATAAAATTCTATGTATTATTGTATAGAGTTGTATGATAACgctaactttttaaaatttgatatcttAGTTGTTTATTgctattgaatttatgttcattGGAATATGACAAGGTGAATTTGTCACACTTCTTTTGTGCCTAAAAATTCCTAAATTGTTTAATGTTTAGGAGGTTttaacgtttttttttttttaattttgattttgatttaagtGGTCTTCAAAAATGAAAAGTTGATAAACTCTTCATCAACAATCTTCGTGTCATTGAGGTACTTTCTTCTCATTCTTTgtatattagtatttttatagACAATTACTAATTAAGATATCAAAGTAATTTAGTAAAACTGAATTCTTTAAAGTAAGGTACACTCGTGAGGCGCGTATAATcggactagtatatatataaacaaaaacgTGTAGGAGCACTCTTTAGTACAATTTGGATGAAGAATGGATTTGTTCATGCACATATTCTGAAGGAATCAGGCCCAAATCCTTGAGAAAAAGCTTCGAATAATTCCTAAGGAAAAATTGGGATTGAAATGTAAACCCAAATTACAAATGATTAGAACTTTATTATGTgtagtatataatatattttgaataacATTTGAAAACATTTAGCTCGTAATCCTTGGAAGTTGTAAAGCAACCCTTTCATGacatgattttgttttatttccGCCATATGTTGACAttattcattcttattctttttgtCTCGTCTCAACTATTTGGAATCCAATATGCCAGACTGTCCTAAGTCCTAATTCAATGAGTAAAATATACTTTTCTtcgtcattttttttaattatcaataCAAAATTGAATTTATTCTCTGACTGGGGAAAAGCCAAATCATTGTTCGTTGAGAGGAAATAGTTATTATGGTGGTTAAGTTTGACAATGATCCTTAATTTGGTCATGGAGCCTACGTCATACTCCCTCTATTTCTAAATAAGTGTTCCTTTTAAACGCACCTTTTAATAAATTACTCCGTcacttctaaaaaattaaaaataaccttATCAACCTACctctaattaaattttatctcttttGAACTTGATATTAATGATTATATTTAAACTCGAGGGAATATTGGGAAGACTATGATCAAAGTATGTGAAGGTTTAAACATGcatttatttagaaataaaatcaCAACCCAAATGAACACTTATAAAATGTGGAGGGAGTAACTGATAACTAGGTGTAGATAATTTCCATACTTATTGTTTGTGAGGAAAACATGTTCATAGCTCACACTATAAACATATAAGCAGGGAGTGCACGTATATTTAAGTTCTCAAGTTTAAACATATTAAGAAATGTATTATCAATGACTTTATATCTTAAATATACCTTTGATAATTTGTGATCGTTGAGTTTGTCAACGGGTACACTTTATTTCAATCACATTAGCAATGAGTATATGGTGGTAACTGGTAATTAGTTAGTTAGCTAATTGAACAGCTAAGTATATTATACTATAATTTTGTTTCATTTACTGCGGAATTAACAGAAGATGagaagataattaaaaaaaacttagtacaattagttattacaaatacACATAGTCTGGGTCAATCTTTAGCAGAATTTGCAAGTTAAAACTGCGTACAATAAATCTTTGTAGTTCGATCCTTCTCTAAAACCATGCATAGcgggagttttagtgcaccgagctCCCCTACATCTAGCTAGTCCGGGTCAACATGTCATTTGTGCTTGTCAAAAAAGGACAGACGGGTGCACTAAGCTTTCACTATCCGACCACAAAGGGTCTATTATATGCAACTTCACATTTTATTTCTACAAGGGACTGCTCCTAAGACTTGAACCCATAACCTCCTAATCATATGTCAAACAACTTTGTCCTTCACATTTGTGGTTATAAAAACACAAAATATGGAGGAACCTGCTATTTCTGTAGTTATCTGTATTTTCAGTCACCCGCCAACTCTACACCATGCATGTCATCTGGTCATTCACCTAATCACCTTGATGTATATTCTAGATTTTGATACATCCGATCTAAATTTGTTCTCCTTTTCTGTTGTTACAATATTTTTCTAGTtcgtttaagaaaaaaaaaaaacatatttttaaatttaaaaataattgctGTTACACTTCTTGTTTTATCCGTAACGAGAAGTTTTACAACCACACAACTATTATGACATTTTAAGGCTACATGTTTCAAATGTTTTATAGCCATTTTTAAACATTGTACTAATTCGTTAAGAATCacaaatttcaatttaaaaaataaaaataaaaaaatccgtGTTATTTCAAACTATGTTAGCATAATTGGAACTATCATCTTCACACCCATTACACAAACATATCTTCTGCTAGCTGACCATTGTACGAAGTTGGTGGAAGTCAGTAGTTCTTGTTTGTTCCTTTTGAGCTAAGATTAGTACCATGAAACATGGCATAACATAAGTTCATGAAATTTGGACGAATCACAAGGCTAATTGGTCCCACTAATTTGTTGAGAAAGACTCTTCTTGTTCAATTAATTAAGATCATGCAATCAAGTTTACATGATTACGACATGCTTAAATTAAGGATCCTTGTTGGGGGTTTCGAATATTTTGTGAGTGGGAGAGGTAGGGTCATATAGCTCCGGAGTCCGAAATTTGGCTAATGATGTAGTACAATTTTTCTTCTCATTGAGAGtgtttaaattaaatatacatCAATAATAGCTAAACATTAACTTTTCTGTACTACATAATTTTCTGATGGATGATGTGCACCGGAGCACCTTTGCTCAAACTGGCTCCACCTATGGGGTCACTATGAAGCTTCCTCTTCACATGACTCCACAAACACATTGATGATGACCTCTCAATAGGATGGTCTATTATTTCATCTACCGCAAGGTGGATCATATTTGAATGTAATAGTGACAATTGAAAGACTTGAGGGGAACATTCTCTGCCCACCATATGATGCATTATTGCATACAGTACACATATTATGAAAGATTTATAATAATTCATCCAATAGTACGGATATTCATTGCACATACACATTTGTCACGTATCCAAGATCTCTGTATGATAAATGAACCGATAGGAAAGTGTTCCTTCTTTTGTGAACATTAAGGAAACATGCACTACTTCGTACTTGTGTGAACTCCATAATTTCACCACTTCTATGAGGCTTTTtacaaacaaaattaaagttaaCTCCTTGTGTCTTCAAGAAACTAGTACTAAATAGTTTAAATGCAAAATTGAACATTAAATCTTTTGTATAGTGCAGAGGCGATTTTAATTTTGAATCCGAAATTATGAATTCTAAGTATTTTTAGCTTGATATATTTAACAGATTTCTCAATCCATATATAAATATAGGTTCTGCCAAACCCGTACTACATGTTCTGCAGCTGACTGCAGTCAAAGTAACATTTACAATCCTTCTGCCTAGGCTAATAATGAACGATTGTAACCACATCATATAGCAACTTTAATGGAAGAGATCTaaataaagaaggagaaaaaattgTCAAACGACAAAAGGAAAAAGTAACTAGAAAATTTGATTTACTACTAGTACTAATTAATATAACAACATAGTAATTATTAATTTTAGAGTTTGAGAGACAAATCAAGCTTCTTCGAATCCTCTTGATGATTAGTCATCAAATGAGAATCAATCACTACTGGAAACTTGTTCATGTTACCGAAATTTAACCTTCCAGTACCGTGACTTTCAGGCATAATTAGGCGGCCTATAGCCGGTAACTGATCCATCCGTCTTCTAGACCACCACCCAGCTGAATGTGTGTTATATAGAAGTGGAAATGCGGGTGCCCTGAAGGTGTTGAATGACATAACAGGCTTCTGAATCGTGGAATGGGCTTGAATACCAAGAGACCTATGAAAGGAACCATGCATAATAGGCATTGAAGCCATATTCTGCTTTCTCTTTGCTATTGTAATTCGCTCCCGTTTATGTGCGTTTTGATGTCCACCAAGTGCCTGTGAACTGTAAAAATTCCTGTGGCAATAGTTACATGAGAAAACCTGGTGCTCCTTTTCGTCATTGTTGCCTTGAGAATCAT
The Capsicum annuum cultivar UCD-10X-F1 chromosome 6, UCD10Xv1.1, whole genome shotgun sequence DNA segment above includes these coding regions:
- the LOC107874767 gene encoding zinc finger protein 3; the protein is MNMNSQNQSGQQQNDEHENNGLILDLTLLCNWDSKPSDDHTFHTISSSDDSQGNNDEKEHQVFSCNYCHRNFYSSQALGGHQNAHKRERITIAKRKQNMASMPIMHGSFHRSLGIQAHSTIQKPVMSFNTFRAPAFPLLYNTHSAGWWSRRRMDQLPAIGRLIMPESHGTGRLNFGNMNKFPVVIDSHLMTNHQEDSKKLDLSLKL